In a genomic window of Branchiostoma lanceolatum isolate klBraLanc5 chromosome 12, klBraLanc5.hap2, whole genome shotgun sequence:
- the LOC136446495 gene encoding protein lifeguard 2-like has protein sequence MSVPAPPSYEDATTMGYGKPDQPAYPPGMGPPGMGPPGMGPPGMGPNMAPFPPAPGGAPFPPPVMPRGMPGGGFPAMQPGYPPAQGGYQQPPSTAYGTVPGSYNTVYSDTVPEAHVRDPESGSGSSDENFASSAFNDKAIRRQFIKKVYLVLTAQLLVTFGFVCIFKFVPEVHMFARQNPGLYWAGYAVFIVTYFALVCCPTVRRKYPMNVIMLSLFTLAMSYMVGIITSYYDIYSVLMAVGITCLVCFGVSLFAMQTKYDFTGCGGFLFVGVLVLFIFGLIAVITFPWVPILQTVYAGLGALLFALFLAYDTQLVVGGKRHELSPEEYIAGALQLYLDIVYIFLFILQLVGSRGGGE, from the exons ATGTCAGTTCCAGCCCCGCCCAGCTATGAAGATGCTACCACAATGGGGTACGGTAAACCTGACCAGCCAGCGTACCCCCCTGGCATGGGACCCCCCGGGATGGGACCCCCTGGAATGGGACCCCCTGGAATGGGACCTAACATGGCCCCCTTCCCCCCAGCTCCAGGAG GCGCACCCTTCCCACCCCCCGTCATGCCACGTGGTATGCCCGGTGGCGGTTTTCCCGCCATGCAGCCTGGTTACCCACCGGCGCAGGGCGGCTACCAGCAGCCCCCATCCACCGCGTACGGGACCGTCCCGGGATCGTACAACACCGTCTACAGCGACACAGTTCCCGAGGCTCACGTCCGGGACCCCGAGTCTGGGTCTGGGTCGTCTGACGAAAACTTTGCGAGCTCCGCTTTCAACGACAAGGCTATTCGCAGACAGTTCATTAAAAAG GTGTACCTGGTTCTGACCGCTCAGCTGCTGGTGACATTTGGATTTGTCTGCATCTTCAAATTTGT GCCAGAGGTACACATGTTTGCCCGTCAGAATCCCGGACTGTACTGGGCAGGATA TGCCGTGTTCATCGTGACGTATTTTGCGCTGGTCTGTTGCCCAACCGTGCGCCGCAAGTACCCCATGAACGTCATCATGCTCAGTCTGTTT ACTCTGGCTATGTCCTACATGGTAGGCATAATAACAAG CTACTACGACATCTACAGTGTGCTGATGGCTGTCGGCATTACCTGT CTGGTGTGTTTCGGAGTGTCCCTCTTCGCCATGCAGACTAAG TATGACTTCACCGGCTGTGGAGGGTTCCTGTTTGTGGGCGTGCTGGTCCTCTTCATCTTCGGCCTCATCGCTGTCATCACCTTCCCCTGGGTGCCG ATCCTGCAGACTGTGTACGCTGGACTGGGAGCTCTGCTCTTTGCCCTG TTCCTGGCCTACGACACCCAGCTGGTTGTCGGCGGGAAGCGCCACGAGCTGAGCCCGGAGGAGTACATCGCGGGCGCGCTGCAGCTGTACCTGGACATCGTCTACATCTTCCTCTTCATCCTGCAGCTGGTCGGCAGCAGAG GTGGCGGCGAGTAA
- the LOC136445729 gene encoding leucine-rich repeat-containing protein 15-like: METLGSQSPSFRALFLCVFGLAVLCRQIASHPGLCPTGCTCVDSTHVRCYGNGLLNFPAPIAETAEEIDVTGNHISNLNRFYGQMIPNLRRLRLPRNSLANLPTRAFAQHSSLQYIDLSGNQLSQIRAETFEGLPNLKTLLLGQNGIEEIQESFLDHIQSLSGLYLIGNKLTLLHPLVSTENSNLTALQLSENSLRSLYSEMFSGLTNLKSLYMDSNLFVSVGNNAFSNLNNLEELHLANNNIAEIVGAPFQGLSNLKYLRLSNNKIQLVEEGVFAAMPKLRVLLLLNNHIKSLPSLSHITTLSTVDIAKNHLQSIPSLPASPEYLYLSSNNISRLLRDDIRLLVNLRKLVLDNNSLAEIEENALDSLDNLESFTARGCKLQQLHSRTFSSLNRLVYIHLDNNDLSHIYEHAFYRLTEIRNVTLDNNNILLVDDNAFDEQSSLALRKLTLNFNQLGTVPTFLKNLSRLEDLQISYNLFTELPENCFTDMLNLDHLALDHCQISRIHERAFQELPSLQDLRLESNQLENVPGGAFNSLPVTVSVNLSDNPFRCDCDIEGLHAWVSDGKQDMATAVCASPEIMRGRPLYTVYPEQLASLCETSSGFNTFTLVGTLFGGVFIGVLFASLAFVFRQQLSSLLCREQTETSANLVDEEETEFKNVFEKDDDIYFFD; the protein is encoded by the exons ATGGAGACCCTGGGATCACAGAGTCCTTCATTCCGTGCTCTGTTCCTGTGCGTGTTTGGTCTGGCTGTGCTCTGCAGGCAGATAGCCTCACACCCCGGCCTCTGTCCTACGGGATGCACCTGTGTAGACTC GACGCATGTGCGATGCTATGGCAACGGACTGCTCAACTTCCCTGCGCCCATCGCGGAGACAGCAGAAGAAATCGACGTCACAGGCAACCACATTTCAAACCTGAATCGTTTCTATGGGCAGATGATCCCGAACCTACGCCGACTGAGACTCCCTAGAAACTCCCTGGCCAACTTGCCAACTCGCGCCTTCGCTCAACACAGCAGTCTGCAGTATATCGATCTTTCTGGAAACCAACTCAGTCAAATTCGAGCCGAAACTTTCGAGGGTTTGCCCAATCTCAAAACCCTTTTGTTGGGTCAAAACGGAATCGAAGAAATTCAGGAGTCATTTCTTGACCACATTCAATCTCTGTCTGGCTTGTATCTTATTGGAAATAAGCTAACGTTACTTCACCCACTGGTATCAACCGAAAACTCAAATCTGACCGCCCTCCAGCTATCCGAAAACTCGCTAAGATCTCTGTACAGCGAAATGTTTAGCGGACTCACAAACCTCAAGAGTCTCTACATGGATTCCAATCTATTCGTTTCAGTGGGAAATAACGCATTCTCCAATCTCAACAACCTTGAAGAGCTACATTTAGCAAATAACAACATTGCAGAGATAGTTGGTGCTCCGTTTCAAGGGTTAAGTAATCTGAAATATCTTCGTTTAAGCAATAACAAAATACAGTTGGTTGAAGAGGGTGTTTTCGCGGCAATGCCTAAATTGAGAGTCCTTCTACTGCTAAACAACCACATCAAAAGTCTGCCTTCTCTTTCCCATATCACTACCCTTTCGACAGTTGACATCGCAAAAAATCACCTTCAGTCCATACCTTCCCTACCTGCCAGTCCTGAATATCTCTATCTGAGTTCCAACAACATCAGCCGCTTGCTGAGAGATGACATTCGATTGCTTGTGAACTTGCGAAAACTGGTTCTGGATAACAATTCTTTAGCCGAGATTGAAGAAAACGCGTTGGACTCGCTAGACAACTTGGAATCTTTCACAGCAAGAGGTTGCAAACTGCAACAACTTCACAGTCGAACCTTCTCCTCTCTTAACCGCCTCGTGTATATTCACCTGGACAACAATGACCTTTCCCACATCTACGAACATGCCTTCTACCGCCTTACGGAGATACGAAACGTGACtttagacaacaacaacatcctgcTTGTCGACGACAACGCCTTTGATGAGCAAAGCTCCCTGGCACTGAGGAAACTCACTCTGAACTTTAACCAGCTAGGTACCGTCCCGACATTTCTCAAAAACCTTAGTCGACTTGAGGACTTACAGATCAGTTATAACCTTTTCACTGAGCTTCCCGAGAACTGCTTTACCGATATGCTAAACCTCGATCATCTTGCACTTGATCATTGTCAGATAAGTCGCATCCACGAAAGAGCATTTCAAGAACTGCCGTCTCTTCAAGACCTTCGTTTGGAATCGAACCAGCTTGAAAACGTTCCCGGTGGAGCCTTTAACAGTCTCCCGGTAACAGTGTCTGTGAACTTGAGTGACAATCCTTTTCGCTGTGACTGTGATATTGAAGGTCTGCATGCTTGGGTCAgtgacggaaaacaagacatgGCCACCGCGGTCTGCGCAAGCCCAGAAATCATGCGCGGAAGACCTTTATACACCGTCTATCCAGAGCAGCTAGCCTCTCTTTGTGAGACAAGTTCGGGCTTCAACACTTTCACTCTGGTCGGTACACTTTTCGGTGGGGTCTTCATTGGCGTGCTTTTTGCTTCTTTGGCTTTCGTCTTTCGACAACAACTATCCAGTCTTTTGTGTCGGGAACAGACAGAAACTAGTGCAAACTTAGTCGATGAAGAGGAGACAGAATTCAAAAACGTCTTTGAAAAGGACGATGATATTTACTTTTTTGATTAA
- the LOC136445728 gene encoding neurofilament heavy polypeptide-like, protein MATRHPPAKPAKEAATKAGQEAQRSTQDNSPQSAANDTTVVKASDKTAHGEEDVEGHSRDKDEEVPHVSSTVDGPTGDNDSGRGQDPARSSEKTIVAPGQDKQESSAEVKTVPSVSTDVEVAQVPATEVDSGRSQDPAKPGNETAAQDKPSTKRGVEPSHERRSSVSQEGETGTSDSSSRTDSSPPSAAGDIIDVKSEQPSTSTPPSSPPASCHTPDQAGTRGHGEGDAKAPGPERHSHDVDVSQVPSIVDGPTGDNDSGRGQDPAIPKPCKEPGMKAAQEMPVPLETMEDVMTVLNKDKVVPQVPAAVDDPTGDSASGRGQAKPDLFKETALLTAAQVPVPAEELKDAVAVSMAEDVSQVPATMDCSKGESDLEQSQAKIAIGTSKETALKAVQKEPESLIEPKDMMTAALSNDNEADQPANGDVDTHSIGETASSTQGGGVTLPSTNPAPRHADADDPQYEEMMSSIDDLWDDLITKREYADELQKYADSLRSKLAATAPHVLNYPVIKNLAAYMPKCKSYDLPQTEGLSLEDLGEIQDTLANSLKDEEHRAAFLRRWYIENLCNVALKEAPQVLGAQD, encoded by the exons atggcgaccaggcACC CCCCTGCcaagcctgctaaggaggctgcTACGAAAGCAGGACAAGAGGCCCAGCGGTCTACGCAGGACAACTCACCACAGTCCGCGGCCAACGACACTACGGTCGTGAAGGCATCGGACAAGACCGCCCATGGGGAGGAAGATGTCGAGGGCCACTCCCGAGACAAGGACGAGGAGGTCCCACATGTGTCCTCTACCGTCGACGGTCCCACGGGCGACAATGACTCCGGACGGGGTCAAG ACCCGGCCAGGTCCTCCGAGAAGACTATTGTGGCTCCAGGACAGGACAAGCAAGAATCTTCTGCGGAGGTGAAAACTGTGCCGTCAGTGTCCACGGACGTGGAGGTCGCACAAGTGCCCGCTACTGAGGTTGACTCCGGACGGAGTCAGG ACCCTGCAAAGCCTGGAAATGAGACTGCAGCACAAGACAAGCCCTCTACCAAGCGAGGAGTCGAGCCAAGCCATGAGCGCCGCTCCTCAGTTTCCCAGGAAGGAGAGACGGGAACGTCAGACAGCAGCAGCCGCACGGACAGCTCACCACCGTCCGCAGCCGGCGACATCATTGACGTCAAGTCAGAGCAGCCATCAACATCAACCCCGCCGTCCAGCCCACCTGCCTCATGCCACACACCAGACCAGGCCGGTACACGTGGCCATGGTGAGGGCGATGCCAAGGCGCCGGGCCCAGAGCGCCATTCTCACGACGTGGACGTTTCACAAGTGCCCTCTATCGTCGACGGTCCCACGGGCGACAATGACTCCGGACGGGGTCAAG ACCCAGCGATTCCCAAACCCTGCAAAGAGCCAGGTATGAAGGCAGCACAAGAGATGCCAGTACCTCTAGAGACCATGGAGGACGTGATGACGGTGTTAAATAAGGACAAGGTTGTCCCACAGGTGCCCGCTGCTGTGGATGATCCCACAGGGGACAGTGCCTCCGGACGGGGTCAAG CTAAGCCCGATCTCTTCAAAGAGACCGCTCTGCTGACGGCAGCACAAGTACCAGTACCAGCAGAAGAGCTGAAGGACGCGGTGGCAGTGTCTATGGCCGAGGACGTGTCACAAGTGCCCGCTACTATGGACTGTTCCAAGGGGGAAAGTGACTTAGAACAGAGTCAAG CCAAGATCGCGATCGGTACCTCAAAAGAGACCGCTTTGAAGGCAGTGCAGAAGGAGCCAGAAAGTCTGATTGAGCCAAAGGACATGATGACCGCAGCTTTGTCCAATGATAACGAGGCGGACCAACCTGCAAACGGCGACGTGGACACACACAGCATTGGTGAGACGGCATCTTCTACACAGGGAGGAGGTGTGACTCTTCCATCAACCAACCCAGCTCCCCGTCACGCAGATGCAGACGACCCGCAGTATGAAGAGATGATGTCATCGATCGACGATCTGTGGGATGACCTCATCACTAAGAGAGAGTACGCGGATGAACTTCAAAAGTACGCCGACTCACTCCGATCCAAGCTCGCAGCCACCGCACCCCATGTCCTGAACTACCCAGTTATCAAGAACCTGGCTGCTTATATGCCCAAGTGTAAGTCTTATGACTTGCCTCAGACAGAAGGTCTGAGCTTAGAAGATCTTGGAGAGATCCAAGACACCCTGGCCAACTCGCTGAAAGATGAGGAACATCGCGCAGCGTTCCTGAGGAGATGGTATATCGAGAATCTGTGTAATGTGGCTCTGAAAGAAGCTCCGCAAGTACTGGGTGCCCAGGACTGA